One genomic region from Arthrobacter sp. YN encodes:
- a CDS encoding FG-GAP repeat domain-containing protein encodes MTTRTVAGLSPTKLRPLAALLGVLLAAMLLAPASLQPAAAAEDPVPKIVSAQRVSTPTVAVGATVKIAFTLAQRAQRVEFRYTDESHVTEHRVIWSGTPAAGPLTATASAAVAADTYFNGTHTLQSVIITYGQRMLTYNRGSTYEEVLPVAWETLDFTVSNPANVLVPNDNITLPALGIRKEAGYSYPAFDVNHGTWSAPPSSYTYEWFRDGVFKSSGSNWFDVSDKYAGTGSGLTLKLTALAAGHLPETVETKPFYLAAAADPVVSGYPGVRGSVKAVFDPSTIKGLPAGAKPTVSYQWLLNIADPIPSATGASYSPQPLDAGKKLGVTAVVTYDGSVVGLFRSADVMVKHQSLLRDFDGDAKPDVITRKPNGTLTLFRGDTYGQFKSATKDIGWGWAGFTALMSPGDFDGDGAMDVMARDKSGQLWLYRGNGSGGWHGSSVIGTGWAGFSEIIPASDFNGDGTSDVLARDPQGRLFLYPGNGRGGWLTPTQVGQGWQSFNKVFTPGDFSGDGVSDFLARGTDGKLSAYYPNGKGGWLSSRTLTGNYSSSIYLGGLGGFNHSDRYNYFFSVSDQGVFTTEALGSDWNSYYRQTSQAGTGWGYLTAVF; translated from the coding sequence ATGACCACTCGCACCGTTGCAGGGCTAAGCCCCACCAAACTCCGCCCTCTGGCTGCCTTGCTGGGAGTCCTCCTGGCTGCGATGCTGTTGGCGCCGGCCTCGCTCCAGCCTGCGGCAGCGGCTGAAGACCCTGTTCCGAAGATCGTTTCCGCCCAACGGGTATCCACCCCCACGGTTGCTGTGGGGGCCACCGTGAAGATCGCCTTTACCCTGGCGCAGCGGGCCCAACGCGTCGAGTTCCGGTACACCGACGAATCCCATGTCACCGAACACCGCGTCATTTGGTCGGGGACACCCGCCGCCGGGCCACTGACAGCGACCGCCTCGGCCGCCGTGGCAGCCGATACCTACTTCAACGGCACCCACACGCTGCAGAGTGTGATCATCACCTACGGCCAACGAATGCTCACCTACAACCGTGGCTCCACCTACGAAGAGGTGCTCCCTGTTGCCTGGGAAACCTTGGACTTCACGGTCAGCAATCCCGCCAACGTCCTTGTTCCCAACGACAACATCACCCTGCCGGCTCTCGGGATCCGGAAAGAAGCGGGCTACTCCTATCCTGCCTTCGACGTCAACCACGGAACGTGGTCCGCGCCGCCGTCGTCCTATACGTACGAATGGTTCCGCGACGGCGTCTTCAAGTCCTCCGGCAGCAACTGGTTCGATGTTTCGGACAAGTACGCGGGAACCGGGTCCGGGCTCACGCTGAAACTCACCGCCCTGGCAGCCGGGCACCTTCCCGAGACCGTCGAGACCAAGCCGTTCTACCTGGCCGCCGCCGCGGACCCGGTGGTCTCCGGCTATCCAGGGGTGCGGGGGTCCGTGAAGGCAGTGTTTGATCCCTCCACCATCAAGGGACTCCCCGCGGGAGCGAAACCAACTGTCAGCTACCAATGGCTCCTGAACATTGCCGATCCCATCCCTTCGGCCACAGGGGCCAGCTACAGCCCTCAGCCCTTAGATGCCGGCAAGAAACTCGGTGTGACGGCCGTTGTCACCTACGACGGCAGCGTCGTAGGCCTCTTCCGCAGCGCTGATGTGATGGTCAAGCATCAGTCACTCCTCCGGGACTTCGACGGCGACGCCAAACCGGATGTCATCACCAGAAAACCCAACGGCACACTGACCCTTTTCCGAGGGGACACCTATGGCCAGTTCAAAAGCGCCACCAAGGACATCGGCTGGGGGTGGGCCGGCTTCACTGCGCTGATGTCTCCCGGTGACTTCGACGGCGACGGCGCAATGGATGTGATGGCCCGCGATAAGTCCGGTCAACTGTGGCTATACCGCGGAAATGGATCCGGCGGCTGGCACGGCTCTTCTGTCATCGGGACCGGCTGGGCAGGTTTCAGCGAGATCATTCCGGCCAGCGATTTCAACGGTGACGGGACCAGCGATGTCCTGGCGCGTGACCCTCAGGGGCGCCTCTTCCTCTACCCCGGCAATGGGAGGGGCGGATGGCTTACCCCAACGCAGGTTGGACAGGGATGGCAGTCCTTCAACAAGGTCTTCACTCCCGGCGATTTCAGTGGCGACGGAGTCTCCGATTTCCTCGCCCGCGGGACAGACGGGAAGCTCAGCGCCTACTACCCCAACGGCAAGGGTGGATGGTTGTCGTCGAGGACGCTGACAGGAAACTACTCATCCAGCATCTACCTGGGTGGATTGGGCGGATTTAATCATTCCGACCGCTACAACTACTTCTTCAGCGTCTCTGACCAAGGCGTGTTCACCACCGAGGCACTGGGCAGCGACTGGAACAGCTACTATCGCCAGACCAGCCAGGCGGGGACGGGATGGGGTTACCTCACTGCCGTTTTCTAA
- a CDS encoding FG-GAP repeat domain-containing protein, whose product MGITPMRRVRSWLAALTSCIVLVGGLGLAPAAQADDTFAPVPVAVSTTPDSIASGGQATSRVTVQASGPVTDVYVLFRNTATGKLHTQMTQGSYSAADSTYSFDVFFAQGTPPGTYVAQYLQILTAAGQELGYWRDGSLIHNPGNLPGSGTAAVALDGLDFNYVTPVDIDRPHTSGSYRTEYWDPYTMSLFIRDSGGRLGLFPTGGNGTWKQAYEVGSGWNIFNLMFSAGDFNNDGENDVIARDGAGSLFLYPSDGQGGWYPRQQIGWGWGIFTSVFPAGDFSGDGNNDLLARKSSGELVLYPGNGYGGFLGASTVGWGWSGMTSVFSPGDFNGDHKPDVLARDAAGNLRFYGGNGYGGWTTSAVIGQGWNAITKLGGAGDFDGDGANDVWGIDTSGQMRMYYGNGSGGWKTSAVVGWGWGGFNAVF is encoded by the coding sequence ATGGGGATCACTCCTATGCGCCGCGTGCGCAGTTGGCTCGCCGCACTGACTAGCTGCATCGTTTTGGTTGGCGGGCTGGGCTTGGCCCCTGCAGCTCAGGCCGACGACACCTTCGCCCCGGTCCCGGTAGCCGTCTCCACGACACCGGACTCCATCGCGTCCGGAGGACAAGCAACATCCAGAGTGACGGTCCAGGCCTCGGGGCCTGTCACCGACGTTTACGTGCTCTTCCGCAATACAGCCACTGGTAAGCTCCACACGCAGATGACCCAGGGCTCCTACAGTGCAGCCGACTCGACCTACTCGTTTGACGTGTTCTTTGCCCAAGGCACTCCGCCAGGAACGTATGTTGCGCAGTACCTGCAGATCCTCACCGCCGCCGGCCAGGAGTTGGGCTACTGGCGCGACGGTTCACTGATCCATAACCCAGGCAACCTTCCGGGTTCCGGCACTGCTGCTGTGGCTCTGGATGGCCTGGACTTCAATTACGTAACACCCGTGGACATTGACCGGCCCCACACCTCAGGCTCCTACCGCACGGAATACTGGGATCCGTACACCATGAGCCTTTTCATCCGTGACTCCGGGGGCCGCCTGGGCCTCTTCCCCACCGGTGGCAACGGTACGTGGAAGCAGGCCTATGAGGTTGGTTCGGGTTGGAACATTTTCAATCTGATGTTTTCCGCCGGGGACTTCAACAATGACGGCGAGAATGATGTCATTGCCCGCGACGGAGCAGGTTCCCTCTTCCTCTACCCCTCGGACGGTCAGGGTGGCTGGTATCCCCGCCAGCAAATCGGCTGGGGCTGGGGTATCTTCACGTCTGTTTTCCCAGCCGGCGATTTCAGCGGAGATGGCAACAACGACCTCTTGGCCCGCAAGTCTTCCGGGGAACTCGTCCTGTACCCCGGCAACGGGTACGGCGGCTTCCTCGGTGCGTCAACAGTTGGCTGGGGTTGGAGCGGCATGACGTCTGTCTTCTCACCTGGGGACTTCAACGGTGATCACAAGCCTGATGTCCTGGCCCGCGACGCTGCAGGTAATCTTCGTTTCTATGGCGGCAATGGCTATGGCGGATGGACCACCAGCGCCGTGATCGGTCAGGGCTGGAACGCGATCACCAAGCTGGGCGGTGCAGGAGACTTCGACGGCGACGGCGCCAACGATGTCTGGGGCATCGACACCTCCGGCCAGATGCGCATGTACTACGGCAACGGCTCCGGTGGGTGGAAGACTTCGGCCGTGGTCGGTTGGGGCTGGGGCGGCTTCAACGCCGTCTTCTAG
- a CDS encoding FG-GAP-like repeat-containing protein: MDLLTALRWTAPNPARRLLTASLLVGALSSALVAAPANAAPYLQYSGQELMVQPAAARTVYMGQPKLTGDPTVGGLLKAELGGYAPFVIPEGGTPSFTYKWTRDGQAIPGATGSTYRATPGDRGRVVAVFVTVSYDAESRLTLQADYPLRIAAKPRARGFNGDDTLDIFARDAAGRLLLYPTDGRGNWRAAQVLGTGWNIFNTLFSPGDFDGDGTVDVIGRDGQGRLFLYQGNGTGGWKSAFQIGQGWQDFRTVSSAGDFNGDGSNDLIVVDRWYQAILYPGNGRGGFLQPYGVDTYWVNGDPIFTVGHFGGTNNLGIVSRNYGYLRLYEASRSGRLDGSRTDIGWGFNDFPFVGSAGDFNGDGTVDIFSVDTAGRLTMYYNKGAGYLNSGRPDIRWYGQSTVGWGWGGFTAVF, from the coding sequence TTGGACCTTCTTACTGCCCTGCGGTGGACCGCGCCCAACCCTGCGCGCCGGCTGCTGACCGCTTCCCTGCTGGTGGGCGCCCTGAGCAGTGCGCTGGTGGCGGCTCCTGCCAATGCAGCGCCGTACCTTCAGTACTCCGGCCAGGAACTCATGGTGCAGCCAGCTGCTGCCCGAACTGTCTACATGGGGCAGCCAAAACTGACTGGCGACCCCACCGTAGGGGGCCTCCTCAAAGCGGAACTTGGCGGATACGCTCCGTTCGTCATCCCCGAGGGTGGCACGCCTTCGTTCACCTACAAGTGGACCCGGGACGGTCAAGCCATACCAGGCGCCACAGGCTCGACCTACCGGGCCACCCCAGGGGACCGCGGCAGGGTAGTCGCCGTCTTCGTCACGGTCTCCTACGACGCCGAGTCACGGCTCACCCTGCAGGCGGACTACCCGCTGAGGATCGCTGCCAAACCCCGGGCACGCGGATTCAACGGCGACGACACCCTGGACATCTTTGCCCGCGATGCCGCAGGCCGCCTGCTCCTCTACCCCACTGACGGCCGGGGCAACTGGCGTGCAGCCCAAGTACTCGGAACAGGATGGAATATCTTCAACACACTGTTCTCTCCGGGCGACTTTGACGGTGACGGCACAGTGGACGTCATTGGCCGCGATGGACAGGGACGGTTGTTCCTCTACCAGGGCAACGGAACCGGCGGCTGGAAGAGTGCCTTCCAGATCGGCCAAGGCTGGCAGGATTTCCGGACCGTGTCCTCGGCGGGTGATTTCAACGGCGATGGAAGCAACGACCTCATTGTTGTGGACCGCTGGTACCAAGCCATCCTCTACCCCGGCAACGGCAGGGGTGGCTTCCTTCAGCCCTACGGCGTTGACACCTATTGGGTCAACGGCGATCCGATCTTCACAGTGGGCCACTTCGGCGGGACGAACAACCTGGGAATTGTCAGCCGAAACTACGGCTATCTCCGGCTTTATGAAGCCAGCCGGAGCGGCCGGCTGGATGGCAGCCGTACCGATATCGGATGGGGGTTCAATGACTTCCCGTTCGTGGGTTCAGCGGGTGACTTTAATGGCGATGGCACGGTGGACATCTTCAGCGTTGACACCGCAGGACGGCTGACGATGTATTACAACAAGGGCGCAGGGTACCTGAACAGCGGCCGCCCGGACATCCGATGGTACGGACAATCCACCGTCGGGTGGGGCTGGGGTGGCTTCACCGCGGTCTTCTAG